The Lemur catta isolate mLemCat1 chromosome X, mLemCat1.pri, whole genome shotgun sequence genome has a window encoding:
- the LOC123628260 gene encoding CXXC-type zinc finger protein 1-like has protein sequence MPEEWAQVCLGRLAEVGLSGSMVQGKQGSICVLEEEVWQAELSKSEGVRSSFSGQLPQPQKSRLAQKHQMAEVPLAAKEAPETTATPQLLSEEDMSWDADLYQDSRRGDFWQSKPPWVSDTVELPFLDPMPQEQAVSAKHMEDLKEKKKQKQKQKQMQKQKQKQKHIDLGKLEQKTHAKDPAPPPQCLGPGCVYPTRPGSKYCSDDCGMKLAADRIYEILPQRIQQWQTSPCIANEQGKKMLERIHREKQDTYTRLKGLECQFHELEAIILRGKQQAVCNDEESNKGNKDRADPKIFCVSCGQSINMRMALRHMERCFAKYECQSSFGSLYPTSIEGTTRLFCDVYDPKGKRYCKRLQVLCPEHSRDPKVSKDEVCGCPLVHNVFEFTGNFCCLPKHLCDRHYCWEKLRRAEVDLERLRALHKLEELCEEENKIRNAMTNRAGLLALMLHQTVQHDPLTTDLRSRPES, from the exons ATGCCTGAGGAGTGGGCCCAAGTGTGTTTGGGCAGGCTGGCAGAGGTGGGCTTGTCTGGGTCCATGGTGCAGGGCAAGCAGGGTAGCATATGTGTCCTGGAGGAAGAGGTGTGGCAGGCTGAGTTAAGCAAGTCTGAAGGGGTGAGGTCTAGCTTTTCTGGGCAG CTGCCCCAACCTCAGAAGTCCAGGCTGGCCCAGAAGCACCAGATGGCAGAGGTGCCGCTGGCAGCAAAGGAGGCACCTGAGACAACTGCCACACCCCAGTTGTTGTCTGAAGAGGACATGTCTTGGGATGCTGACCTATACCAGGACTCTCGCAGAGGGGATTTTTGGCAATCAAAGCCT CCCTGGGTGAGTGACACTGTGGAGCTCCCATTCCTGGATCCCATGCCGCAGGAGCAGGCAGTGAGTGCGAAGCACATGGAGGATCTAAAGGAAAAG aagaagcagaagcagaagcagaagcagatgcagaagcagaagcagaagcagaagcacATAGACTTGGGGAAACTCGAGCAGAAGACACATGCCAAGGACCCTGCCCCACCACCACAGtgcctgggccctggctgtgTCTATCCCACCCGGCCAGGGTCCAAGTATTGCTCGGATGACTGTGGCATGAAGCTGGCAGCTGA CCGTATCTATGAGATCCTCCCCCAGCGGATCCAGCAGTGGCAGACAAGCCCCTGCATTGCTAATGAGCAAGGCAAGAAAATGCTCGAGCGCATCCACCGTGAGAAGCAGGACACCTACACCCGCCTGAAAGGCCTGGAGTGCCAGTTCCATGAACTTGAGGCCATCATTCTTCGTGGCAAGCAACAGGCTGTGTGCAACGATGAGGAG AGCAACAAAGGTAACAAGGACAGAGCAGACCCGAAGATCTTCTGTGTCTCCTGTGGGCAATCCATCAATATGCGCATGGCCCTGCGCCACATGGAGCGCTGTTTTGCCAAG TATGAGTGCCAATCGTCCTTTGGGTCCCTGTACCCTACTTCCATTGAGGG GACCACTCGGCTCTTCTGTGATGTCTATGACCCAAAGGGCAAGAGGTACTGCAAGCGGCTTCAAGTGCTGTGCCCTGAGCACTCTCGGGACCCCAAG GTATCAAAAGATGAGGTATGCGGCTGCCCACTAGTGCACAATGTCTTTGAGTTCACGGGTAATTTCTGTTGCCTCCCCAAACATCTGTGTGACCGCCACTACTGCTGGGAGAAGCTGCGGCGTGCTGAGGTGGACCTGGAGCGCCTGCGTGCG TTGCACAAGCTGGAAGAGCTGTGTGAGGAGGAGAACAAGATACGCAACGCTATGACCAACCGGGCGGGGCTGCTGGCCCTGATGCTTCACCAGACGGTACAGCACGACCCGCTCACCACTGACCTGCGCTCCAGGCCAGAGAGCTGA